Proteins encoded together in one Jaculus jaculus isolate mJacJac1 chromosome 7, mJacJac1.mat.Y.cur, whole genome shotgun sequence window:
- the Marcks gene encoding myristoylated alanine-rich C-kinase substrate encodes MGAQFSKTAAKGDAAADRPGDAAVASSPSKANGQENGHVKVNGDASPAAAEPGAKEELQANGSAPAAEQEEPAAAGSGAAAPDKDDAAADAGAGPGAADKEAPAAEGDAAATAATAAAAAEPGSPTTATAAAEGEAASAASSTSSPKAEDGATPSPSGETPKKKKKRFSFKKSFKLSGFSFKKSKKEADGAEAEGAAGDGKDEAAGGAAAAGEAGSGPAEQQPAAAAPAAAAAAAAPGDESESAAPEESAPGGAEPSEPEQPAAAPEKPAPAPEPAAADDAPQAAEHKADEPAAAEAPEGAAAAPAEEPAACAAPSSGPAAVSDAQAAECSPDADAAPAPAAE; translated from the exons ATGGGTGCCCAGTTCTCCAAGACCGCCGCCAAGGGAGACGCCGCAGCCGACAGGCCCGGGGACGCGGCCGTGGCCTCGTCGCCCTCCAAAGCCAACGGGCAG GAGAACGGCCACGTGAAGGTGAACGGGGACGCGTCGCCCGCGGCCGCCGAGCCGGGCGCTAAGGAGGAGCTGCAGGCCAATGGCAGCGCGCCGGCCGCCGAGCAGGAGGAGCCCGCGGCCGCGGGGAGCGGGGCGGCGGCCCCCGACAAAGACGACGCGGCCGCCGACGCCGGCGCGGGCCCGGGCGCGGCCGACAAGGAGGCTCCGGCGGCCGAGGGCgacgccgccgccaccgccgccaccgccgccgccgccgccgagccCGGCTCGCCCACCACCGCCACGGCCGCCGCCGAGGGCGAGGCCGCGTCGGCCGCGTCGTCCACGTCTTCGCCCAAGGCCGAGGATGGCGCCACGCCCTCGCCCAGCGGCGagaccccgaaaaaaaaaaagaagcgcTTTTCCTTCAAGAAGTCCTTCAAGCTGAGCGGCTTCTCCTTCAAGAAGAGCAAGAAGGAGGCGGACGGCGCTGAGGCGGAGGGCGCGGCGGGCGACGGCAAGGACGAGGCGGCAGGGGGCGCCGCGGCGGCGGGAGAGGCGGGCTCGGGCCCCGCGGAGCAGCAGCCGGCCGcggccgcccccgccgccgccgccgccgccgccgcgccgggCGACGAGAGCGAGAGCGCGGCGCCCGAGGAGAGCGCGCCGGGGGGCGCGGAGCCGTCGGAGCCCGAGCAGCCCGCCGCGGCGCCCGAGAAGCCGGCGCCCGCCCCGGAGCCCGCGGCCGCCGACGACGCCCCGCAGGCCGCCGAGCACAAGGCCGACGAGCCGGCGGCCGCCGAGGCGCCcgagggggcggcggcggcgccggCCGAAGAGCCCGCGGCCTGCGCGGCCCCGTCCTCGGGCCCGGCCGCGGTTTCCGACGCGCAGGCCGCCGAGTGCAGTCCGGACGCCGACGCCGCCCCCGCCCCGGCCGCAGAGTAG